The Gemmatimonadaceae bacterium genome contains the following window.
CCGTGCTTGCGGGCGATCACGCTGAGGTTGTCGCCGCGCTTCACCACGTAGGTGCTCGACGCCCCATAGCGCTCAATCGACGGATTCGGCACGTCGCGCGCGGCATCCGCCACATCACGCCGCGGCACCACGATGCGCTGGCCTGCGTGCAGGTTGCCGTTCGGCAGCCGCGTGGCCTGCGGGTTGTACCAGTTCAGTTCCTTCGCCGTCAGCCCGTTGGCCTTGGCGATCTTCGTGATGTAGTCGCCCTCGCGGGTGACCACGCGCTTGGTTGCGACACGCTCGACCTCCGGCAGTGCTTCAAACGCCGCGCTGAAGCCCTCGGCGCGACCCACCGGCACGCGAAGCCACGTGGCGGCGCCAGTCGGCGGTGTCATCCCGCGCAGGATGTGCGGGTTGTAGTCCTTGAGCGTGTCCACCGACACGTCGATGGCCTTGGCCACCGCTGCCAGCGGCACATTCGCCGCTACTGCTACGCTATCCCAGGCGAAGGGCTGCACCTCCCGCGCCTCCACGCCATAGCGCGTAGGGTCCTTCCCGACCAAGGCCGCCGCGATGAGCTTCGGCACGTAATCGCGCGTCTCCGGCCGCAGGGCCTTGGTGTTGTCCGAGAGCGCGAAGAAGAGGTCATCGCCCGCCGCGCCTTCCAGCACCTCGGCGTTGGCCTGCAGGCCCCGCGACACACGGCCCGGCCCGCCGTTGTAGGCCGCCGAGGCGAGGTAGATGGAGCCGAAGTTGTCGTGCAGCTGGTTCAGGTAGCGGATGGCGGCGTCGGTGGCCGCGACGGGATCGCGGCGCTCATCCACCCACCAATCCACGCGCAGGCCGACGCTCTTCGCCGTGCGCGTCATGAACTGCCACATCCCGACGGCAGCGGCCGCCGAGTACGCGTGCGGGTCGTACCAGCTCTCGATCAACGCCAGGTAGATCATGTCTTCCGGAAGGCCGCCCGCGCGCAGCTTGGCGTGGATCATCGGCGCGTAGCGGGACCGGCGCTCCAGTGCGACCTCAAAGGTGCTGCGCAGCGGACCACTGAAGCGCTGCACGTAGTGCTCGACGCGCTCGTGTGATTCGTAGGGCTCGACCTCGATGTCCCAGGCCGGCGGCGGCGCCTCGACGATCGGAGCCGGCGGCTCCATCGGCGCGTCGTCGGAGGGTCCCGACTCTTCTTCGAGCGACGGGCCTTCCTCCGCCTGCACGGACACGGCCACGATCTCGTCGCCGATGGCGGCGGGCGTCGGCACGGTGCGCGGCAGCAAGCCCGCGCGACCGCAGGCGGTCAGCGCCAGCACGGCGGCAATCAGCGAAAGGCGAGTCGGTGTCGGCATATGAAAATTGTCGGCCCACGACGCCCCAGACCTGACGGGTCGCCGAAATTCGGAACGCGCAATATCAGAAGGCTGCAACGTCGATGCCAGCCCCGTGCAGGCCTTTTGCTTGCACTCGCGCGCTTAAGCTGGACGATTGGGACTGTGGCCGCGAAACGGACGCCGCCGCGCGCCGCAGTGCGTGGCGGCGGCGCCGGTGACCTGGGTTACGCCACGCGGGCCATGGCCCGGCCGTCGCCGGATGCACTCAAGGCGAGATACTCCCCGAACAGGCCATCCCAGATGGCGTCCCAACTGCGCGCGGCCGCGATCCGCAGGCCGGCATCGGACATCGCACGGCGGCGGGCGGGATCATCGAGCAATGACTCGACCGCGCTAGCCAGAGATCCGGAATCGCCACCGCGGAAGAGCGCGCCGGATTCCCGCGACGCGAGCTCGAGGGTCGCGCCAGCGTCCGGCGCGACCACCGGGACGCCGGCGCCCATCGCCTCGAGCACGACATTGCCGAAGGTCTCGGTGGTTGAGGGAAACACGAGGATGTCCGCCGAGGCGTAGAAGCTCGAGAGTGCCTCACCGTGCAGTGCGCCGGCGAACCAAGTCCCGGCCGGCGCGAGTTTGCGGCAGGTGAGTTCATCGGGACCATCACCGGCCACGGCGAAGCGCACGTGTGGGCGATCCCGCATCACCCGCTGCATCGCGGCCATCGCCACGCGCACGCCCTTCTCGGGGGCCAGACGCCCGACGTACGCGACCACGAGATCCCGCGTGCCCGCACCCATCGCCGCACGCATCACGTCGGTGCGGAAACGCGGATGGAACCGCAGCGGATCCAAACCACGGCCCCAGATGCGGACGCTCTCGAAGCGATGCGCGCGCAGCTCGTCGGCCACCGCGCCCGACGGCGCGAAGGTGCGCTGCCCGCTGTTGTGGAACCATCGCAGGTACGGCCAGGCCACCGCGTCGAGCGCCTGCAGGTGGTAGTGCCGGAGATAGTCCGCAAATGACGTGTGGTACGAGGTCACGAGCGGGACACCCAGCGTGCGCGCCGCGTGCCGACCCGCCAGTCCCACACCAAACGGCGTGGTCGCGTGGATCAGCGTCGGCTCCCACTCGGCCACGGCCTGCAAGACCTGGCGCCGCGAAGGCAAAGCGATGCGCAGTTGCGGATAGGCCCAGAACGACGTGCTCTCCCAGCGTCGAACCTGCGGCTCCTCGACCGCACCTGGGTCAGCGACGGTGTGTACCTGCACCGCCCCGCCCCGCGCCTCGATGGCCTGCACCAGCCGCTCCAGCGTCCGTGTGACGCCGTTGAGCTGGGGGGCGAAGGTGTCGGTGAAGAGCGCGAGCCGGAGACCGCTAAGGTCCCGGCCCGCAGCAGCGCCGGTCATCACCAGAGCAGCAAGACCGCGATGCCAGTCGCGATGGCAATCGCCTGGCCCGCCAGCACATCGCCAGGGTAGTGCACGCCGAGCCGCACGCGTGACCAACCCACGAGCGCCGAGAGCAGCAGCAGTGGCCACGAGAGCACCGGGAAGGCCGCCGCGTACACGAAGGCCACGCTCATCACCGAGCAGGAGTGGCCGCTGGGGAAGGAGAACTTGTCCGGCACCACCACGTGGGTGCTGCCGATCACCCGCACCGAAGGCCGCTCGCGCAGCACGTTGCGCTTGATCACCTGGACGATCAGGTGTGAGAGCGTCAGTGCCCAGGCCGCCTTGATGGCCACCAGTTGCAGCCCCGCCGGCGCGAAGAGCATCGGCAGCAGCACCGCCAGTATCGTCATGCGAGCGCCACCGACGTGCGTGAGCAGGCGCCAGGCGCGTGTCACGCGCTTGGGCGTCTGCTCGCCGATGACCCAGCGCAGGAACAGCGCGCGGTCTCGGGCGTCGAGGCGGGTGAGCAAGGGAGCTCGCATTAGCATGGAGGAAAGGTCGGGGAGCCCTGTAAGGGGGAACCGTCGGTATGGAAACGCTTGTGTAACGGCGCTTTAGGCCGCCGCGACGAGGGGCATGGCCTCCAATGCCGCCCTCAGCGGCCGACCGGCGAAACTGTCGGGAATCGGCAGCCCCAAGGCCCAGGCAATGGTCGCCGGCACATCGAGCAACGAGGTGCCCGCCGGAAGGTCGCCCCGACGCACCGCGCCGCCCGCGAGGACAATGGGAATCGTCCGGTCCAGCGGGTGCTCGCTATTGTGGTGGTCCTTCACCGCGCCGCCGCCGCCGTGGTCCGCGAGGGCAATCAAGAGGGTGCCCGGGTCCTGCAGATCCAGCGCGGCCAGCAGCCGTCCCATCGCGGCGTCCATCTGCCGCGCGGCCTCCGCGTACGGCTCCGACATCCAGCCGTGCTCGTGTCCGATGCGATCGCAGTCAGGCCAATGCATCAGCAGAAGGCCCGCCGCCTGGCTGCGCAGGGCGGGCGTCGCGTGATCCAGGATCTCCTGGCAGGTCTCGCCGCGGAACGTCGGCTTCGTGACCCCGAGGCGCTTGGCGATCTGATGCGCGATGCCAACGAAGAGCAGCGGCATCCGACGCAAGAAGGCCTGCGTCGGCAAACCGTGCGCCGCGAGCAGCCGCGGCAGCGGATCGATCTGCCCCGTGGCTCGCGGCAGGTGAAAGCGCTCACTCTGCAGTCCGTGGCGCTCGGGCGCCGCGCCCGTGAACAGCGAGGCCATCGCGCAGGCCGTCACGCTCGGTGACACCGTGCGCCCGAGCATCGTGCCCGCACCGCGCTGGACCAAGCCGCCGATGTGGTGCAGGCCAAAGCGGGGGATGGCATCGGGCCGCAGGCCGTCGAGGACGACCACGATGACGCGGCGTACTGGGGTCTCTCGCAACATTGGTTCCTCGGACGTGGAAGGCATTCGTCTCTTCGACGAGCAAGCTCCCACGCCGCGGCGACGGCACCATCACGCCCGCGTCCCGCCTGCGTCACGCTCCCACTCGCGTGTCGTCACGGGCCAGGGCGCGCGGGGCGCGGCGCCGTAGGAGACTCGTGACCACCCCGTCACCATTCAGTGACCTCTCCGCGCATCTTTCGCTCGTGCCACGCATCCTTTTTTGCTCCGACACCTATCCGCCGCAGGTCAACGGCGTGAGCGTCGTCACCGCCCTCTCGGTCACGGGCCTGATGCGCCGCGGCTGGAATGTGGAAGTCATCGCCCCCCGCTACCCCGAGGAAGCGCCGCGCATCTTCGAGTCCGGGATGAACGAGGCGCCGGTGACGGAAATCGCCTCGGTCCCAATGCCGACGTATCCCGACATCCGGCTGGCGGCCCCGCAGCGCGGCAAGGTCCGCGACGTCGTCGCCCGCTTCAAGCCCGACCTGCTCCACTCGGCGACGGAG
Protein-coding sequences here:
- a CDS encoding transglycosylase SLT domain-containing protein — translated: MPTPTRLSLIAAVLALTACGRAGLLPRTVPTPAAIGDEIVAVSVQAEEGPSLEEESGPSDDAPMEPPAPIVEAPPPAWDIEVEPYESHERVEHYVQRFSGPLRSTFEVALERRSRYAPMIHAKLRAGGLPEDMIYLALIESWYDPHAYSAAAAVGMWQFMTRTAKSVGLRVDWWVDERRDPVAATDAAIRYLNQLHDNFGSIYLASAAYNGGPGRVSRGLQANAEVLEGAAGDDLFFALSDNTKALRPETRDYVPKLIAAALVGKDPTRYGVEAREVQPFAWDSVAVAANVPLAAVAKAIDVSVDTLKDYNPHILRGMTPPTGAATWLRVPVGRAEGFSAAFEALPEVERVATKRVVTREGDYITKIAKANGLTAKELNWYNPQATRLPNGNLHAGQRIVVPRRDVADAARDVPNPSIERYGASSTYVVKRGDNLSVIARKHGTTVAQLRQINRLRGDIIRPGQRLRVR
- a CDS encoding glycosyltransferase family 1 protein; its protein translation is MTGAAAGRDLSGLRLALFTDTFAPQLNGVTRTLERLVQAIEARGGAVQVHTVADPGAVEEPQVRRWESTSFWAYPQLRIALPSRRQVLQAVAEWEPTLIHATTPFGVGLAGRHAARTLGVPLVTSYHTSFADYLRHYHLQALDAVAWPYLRWFHNSGQRTFAPSGAVADELRAHRFESVRIWGRGLDPLRFHPRFRTDVMRAAMGAGTRDLVVAYVGRLAPEKGVRVAMAAMQRVMRDRPHVRFAVAGDGPDELTCRKLAPAGTWFAGALHGEALSSFYASADILVFPSTTETFGNVVLEAMGAGVPVVAPDAGATLELASRESGALFRGGDSGSLASAVESLLDDPARRRAMSDAGLRIAAARSWDAIWDGLFGEYLALSASGDGRAMARVA
- a CDS encoding phosphatase PAP2 family protein, which codes for MLTRLDARDRALFLRWVIGEQTPKRVTRAWRLLTHVGGARMTILAVLLPMLFAPAGLQLVAIKAAWALTLSHLIVQVIKRNVLRERPSVRVIGSTHVVVPDKFSFPSGHSCSVMSVAFVYAAAFPVLSWPLLLLSALVGWSRVRLGVHYPGDVLAGQAIAIATGIAVLLLW
- a CDS encoding alkaline phosphatase family protein, with protein sequence MLRETPVRRVIVVVLDGLRPDAIPRFGLHHIGGLVQRGAGTMLGRTVSPSVTACAMASLFTGAAPERHGLQSERFHLPRATGQIDPLPRLLAAHGLPTQAFLRRMPLLFVGIAHQIAKRLGVTKPTFRGETCQEILDHATPALRSQAAGLLLMHWPDCDRIGHEHGWMSEPYAEAARQMDAAMGRLLAALDLQDPGTLLIALADHGGGGAVKDHHNSEHPLDRTIPIVLAGGAVRRGDLPAGTSLLDVPATIAWALGLPIPDSFAGRPLRAALEAMPLVAAA